Genomic segment of Benincasa hispida cultivar B227 chromosome 1, ASM972705v1, whole genome shotgun sequence:
ttattattttcttcttctaaatttccacccctttaaataaaatttcgtcctgcttattatttgacatttaatttcctgtatgagTTCAAATTTGGGTCGTTACAAAAGGATTCTCTAGACTAAAGTGTGAAAGGATCTTCTAGACCGTCCAGGACTACGAGACATGTCTTTAGTGTGCTAAGGAAAATGGGAGAGCATgtagggtatagtgtatgccctaggaTACATATCTCGCTGGCTCATATTTTTTCGGTTttagtgcaagtgggagattgttggggtatATGCCCTAAAACCTCATGGTTTTATattagttgaatcaatggttgattagttttatattacttgtgcaataatccattaacctaagatccaaggttatctgatgtaacttaaacatatatgtggagacatataggtggattatgtttaagtgataacctaaatggtctgtagtatatggataagattaggTGCCtaatcctggtaacactactaatatggcccgctttgtagttgttacaattgttgtaaaatgctataaatgatctgtcctgatcattcttgtggagacatgtgcgcgagagtatcttatacaaaagagtATGTAtaaagatcggaccacaaaatattaAGTCTCTATTTATAACATCGTTGCtagaaaagacttacatttcaccaagatgaccataggtgacttgaccttaatcttgagtgaattATGAACAAGcctatgagggtgatcctttgatttgtatgggtgagagtggccagatttatcgactcaataagcctaccattttagggattcatctgattgaggagctgggaacacaactatacaagaaggaattcactcattccctatagTTAGGGTAAGAAAATAATTTGCtactttaagggctgattctaggacctgaacaatgaggcacctcaccctctcctagctcgagagatatttggtcatagttggactatgactaattattcattagagggaatagtggaacttaagaagttagatgtaactacaagcataaaacgataatttgacccagctgtacttacgagcgatttgtaaagggtcaacgcactattgattggttatatctaatggacacataaatatatctataaagaaaagagttcagttgtcggtctttagtggagtgaccgatagttaataaatgttgattaatttgattaaaagagtttaatcaattaatctcgtatcattggagcttcaatctataggttcataaggccTCTTCGTTCGCTCAATGAAAACttatgagattcaaattaattctggtgtgatttgaattgttcaaattaattaaagagaattaattgtataagatacaattaaataacatatgctgatacattatataatatgatgtatgttgatacaatttttatgagagaaataaatatttgaatatgattcaaatattaattatataaatatgattcatataaaaactatatgttaaaatttaatgtacatatgattcatattaagtttaaatataattttatgagataaataaatatttgaatatgattaaaatattaacgatatgaatatgattcatataaaaactatatgttataatttaatgtgaatatgattcatattaaatttatatagttttatgagagaaataaatatttgaatatgattcaaatattaattatatgagtatgattcatataggaattatatgttaaaattaatatgaatatgattcatattaaatgtatatattttattgagaggtgttataatttgaatatgattcaattattatttatatgaatcatatgattcatataaaaactatagctaaaattaaaatgaatttgattcatattaataccttaggttatttgagagaacaataaactatagtttatgttatatgtgatataatattaactgtaggttatatgttatatgtgattcatattaataccttaggttatttgagagaacaataaactatagtttatgttatatgtgatataatattaactataggttatatgttatatgtgatataacatatagtttaaatatatattaaagtggttaatatatatattaaattcaaatttaaaatttgaatttaattatttcaaatttaataaaagggagggagttacaactccctcacCCCTTATTCTCTCCTTCTCTCACGTAACAAATGAGGAGAGAAAAAGTTCTCTCCCTCTCACTCTCTCtagttcttctccttctctctgTATTGTTTACagagaagaattttttttcaattctctTCTCCTTCCCTCCTGCCAAACTTATGTGCAAGTCCACAACTCTACACGGTTTCCGTCCTTGAGAATAACGGTGAAGACCCTGTGGTAGTGTTTGGTTGTGACGTTTGTGGGATTGGGAGAAGACGATGCGAATTGGAGAGGAACCTGAAGAATTGGTCTTTAATGGGTAAGTGACTTCTTAATCCCTTCCTCTTTAATCTTCAATGTAGAAAGCATACTTAAGTTTATGTTTTTTCATTGTTTCCGTCACTCTGAATTTTCTGCATTATGTAAAACGAAAACTTAGAGACTAATGTGTCCAATTTCTTCCACTGTAGGGAGTTACAATCCCTTCATGCCTGTGATTGAATGAGCTGGGCCCAGTATTGCAACGCTCGACCTAAGTGTTGCAACCCTGTGAGAAGAATTATTTAAACTGGCCTAGTCATCCACACTTGACATACACGATTTTGAGCATAATTCTCCCTTTCTTTTTGACAttctctctaaatttctttttccttactCAAATGAGACCTCTCTAGACCATTATCTTGTTGATTCTAACATGTACCAAGGCTAAGGTACTATTCTCTAGTTTGAGATTTAGGATTTATAACTTGATTTGTTATCTCATGAGATTATGAAGATTTGTTGTCttgaaattttaattgtttgttgaATCTTGTCTTTGCACTTATTTAATTGATTGAATATGTTTGagataatctgacaaattagtcAAATATGTTTAATTCTCAGTTATAAGTTTATACTTAATCCGTAATTGTTAGGTTTTTTAGATCGCCAAGTAATGAAAGTTAAGTTAGAGTTGCATATTGATTTGGCTTTTCCAATCGAATAGCATTCTTCTATCTAGCTTAGGAAAAATCTGCATCAAATACTTAATTGGGTTGTTCCTAGTTATTTTCTTCGTCTTAGGAATTGCCCTAAACCTTAATGCTAATTAGTTTGCATGTTTAGGAGGCTTCATAGACGTaagaattaatttgattaattggaCTTCAGAAGTTATTGGCTAAGTTAAAAACCGATTAAATTGCAAGGCACTTTTTGATTAATCAATAATTGAGTAGCAAATTAGGAATAAACTCAATCTACATGAACTAGGCTTTGTCTCATTGATAGTTTAGTTTACTCCACATCAAATTTGTGTTCAATCGTTACagtttttaatcaaatttctcGCAACCGAAACCAACTCATCAAAACCCCTCTAGCTACTCACAACAAGTAACTTAGTAGGAAAATTGACCGGCTTTCTGAGGACCGATCCATTTCTACCTTAATACTATAGAATTAAAGTAGGAAACGaaacaattatttaatcaaattgaGAATCTCGACAGCTTTATGGTTTGCTGGAAACACTTACCTAAACATTACAAGGTTTTATGCATGACAAAAAGTGTGATTAGAAAAAAAAGAACTCCACCAAAGCTTTAGATGTGTATTTCTTGTGAGGACAGAAAGTATCGGCTCACGCATCTTGTGTCGGAAAATATTGAAAACTTCTATCCACATAAATATACGTTGGCAGAAATTCAAAACAATTTCTATCCCGCATCTTGTGTcggtaaattattttattagattattagagaataaattaactaaaataatcatgaaataaaacaaaacaaaaataaatatatgtaaaactaattgtattataaataaaaataaaatactttcttatatttataataagtttGGGTTGGTGGGTTGATTTGAGTTATTTTAGGTGAACCCATAAACTAATttaacccataaaattttcatctaTTTGAACTCAATCTAACTCAAATAAGTTATAAGTTTTTTTGAATCTTCGTattttttgaacacctctaATCAATTATATAAGGATTTGGATGGTCTAAATGTTTATTTTAGATTAAATAATATAGGGTggaatatatttgaaaaattaaattcaaatttagtaGGGTTTTGTAAGGGGTAAAATAGGAAAAACGAGGACGAAACCAATCCATCCTAAATTCACGTTGGTCATTTGACTTTCTTTTTAGCCAtctattgcaatttttttatttttttatttttattttttttaacttagtTGGCTAAAAAGAAATTTCACGTTGGTGCCTAAGCCCAGTCGGCCcaatgcaaaatttcaaaataatcacTTATATGTAATCAATTCAAACACAACTTAATAGTCAAGATATTGACCAACTTTAAGAAGTATAACAAGTTAATTTTAATGAGCAATGTTAGTTGTTGACTGTTGTAGTATAGAGTAGGAAGAGTCGTGTAGCTCAATTTCTACTTGCAATTTTAatataatgacatatttgaaatAGGTGGAATCATTTTTATCTATTCGAAATCACTCACAAACACATGTttgagaagaaaggaaaaaatggTGTTAATATTGAATTCCATAAACATATTTTCGTTCACGTTTATTTCAAACACATAAAAACATAAGCTTCTTCTAAGGCTCACACTACAAAACAATTATTGCTTACAAGACCCTAAAATCCGAGAATAAGAGTGACTAAAATGGAAACCAATGGacctaattaaaaaaagaaaaattcatttACAAGCCGAGGCTTCAAAATCAGGGATGACAACAAAAACAATGGACCAATTAGCAATAGATATAAAAGAGTTACTATCACGATAAATAGGCATAAGACTTGGCAAATCTCCCTCTTTTGTAGTCTCCAATAAATTTCCATTCAAAAGTACCGTGGAACTTCTAAGTAAGCCATTAGTTGGAGTTAAATGATATTCCTCCCTTTGAACTGGCTTGTTAGGCAACCTCATGTTCATGTTCTTTTCAATCTCAATTGTGAACTCTGTTTGGTTGCTTAGATTAATGAATAGCATGCTTACACCAGTCTACAATATAAAATGATCAATTTAGTTCAATATGGTAATAAATCTAATCAATATATTCAAAATGTTACTAAAAAATAACAATCAATCAACTTCTTACTCTTCCTTTGGTGCAATGAGCATAAGTACGCAAATAGGAAGAGACATTATTGTCAACTTTGAGAACACCAGGACCCATAAGTTGGTGAAAGAGAAGTGccctaaaaaaataaacaaaatacacCAAATTAGAAAAATACTTTCACGAGTGTTTAGGACAAATATTGGAATCGTAAAATTGAAGAGTTATGAAGTCGCAGGAGCCAACATAagattgatttttcttttttaatcgtGAGACCTATATTTCACAACTCCACTCTCCTACTCAAGCTCTTTGAGTTAAACACCCtactttggaaaaaaaaaatgagaaattatgTTATGGGCCTTACCCATAGTAATCTGGCGAAGGGGCTAAAGTATGGGGTAAGAGAACACCATAAAATCCACCAACCAAAGTCTGTCTACAATATACTTTGGTATTGTACGAAGCAGCCATTGCAAGTTGATCTAAGTACCTATTGAATTCACTATTCAAATTATTGGAATAGTGAAAAACAATTGTGCAAAAATACaccataaataaaataaaataaaataaaataaattaccaGAAACCATCAATAAATGTATTAGAAATATAAGGACTTCCACCATGATAGGATCCACCAGCTTCTCCAACCCAAGCAACAGACCAAGGAGCATGGTTTTGAACTATATTCTCAAGTTGTTGAAATACACTTGATTCTTGACTGAGATAGTTTGGATCTACAAACCTATAAATTATCTTAGGGTCATCCCCTGAAATCATACAAATAGTTCGTTaatagtttatatataaatagTGTAATAAAACATATTATTGATACAACTCTAGAGACACTCGAATATGAAATAACTAACGAACCTGCACCCATGTTGTATATATGATGAGTGAGAACATCGATGATGTTGGAGCCTGTTTTATTAACAAGATCTTCATACCATGAGGCATCAAAAAATGCACTAGGTGCTACAATTAAAGGCTTTTGTTGGGAGTTGTTGTACAAACGATCAATGATTTCCCTAAGCTTGATCAAATCTTTTGCATATTGTGCAGCAGTAATATTTGCCCCAATACTATTGTGACCAACCATTTCATTACCTgtcatagtatatatatatatatatatatatatatatataaaagttatatattactCAAACAAGAGAGAAATTAATTTCTTAGTATATTATTTAACTTACCAAACTCCCatgaatttatttgataattctTTTCAACAGTGTATTGAATAAGTGCCTCTGCATTGGTGTAGTTCCAATCTCCTCCCCAGTACATTCCTATTGTGGGGTGCCTTCCCAAGAGGGCATTCAAGCCAAAAGTCACTATTGCCctatatatttataaagaaaaatacatttttaagtatGTAAAATACTTGCGTGTATTCTGAACTACATTTTAAATCACATaataagaaaaagtaaaaaatataaaaaaggagTTTGTCATATGATAAATTGCAGTAATTGAACCATGATACAAATGCACAATTATTTTTGAGAGGGTGAAGAAGATACTAATACATACCCTGTCTTGTTGAAAAACTGATTCAAATCATCCCACCTTTCCATAGACAAACATCCTTCGGTAATTTTAAACATTCCAATTTCATCCCTTACAAATTGAGGACAATTAATACCCTTGAAGCTCCCAATATCATAAATCAATTTGTCTTGCAAAGAACCTCCTACTCGAATCCTAAGAGTCTTGAAAGCTAATAAacatcatatccaacatatttAGTAGATTCGATTATATTATTTTTGCTATAACCTTCATTATTGTGAAGGGGTTAAAAAAATCATACCTTGCACAGCCTTAGTAAGTGTAGGAAGAGACAAGttcttgaaaaagaaataaaaaattattaataaaaataaaatacaacaacacaaatctatattttatttttttataacaaatatGCTAAAATTCTCACCAAATTGAGCACAGATGCATTGCCATCCCAAATACAAGGAATTTTAGAGCACTCATTGAAAGGCCAATAGTCAATAGTCATACAAATATAATTCTCATCTGTTTGTGCTATTGTTGTAGTTCCATCAACCACAATTCTACCCATTGTAACATTTTGACCATAAATTATTGGAATAAAAGCAAGCAAAAATATCCAAAAATCCTGCCTTTCCATTGTTTGAATCAAATTCCTAccaaaaaaagtataaaaattattttaaaatatatatagatcCAAAGTTTAAATCAAACCattgtaaaaaatatatgtatatttacCTTTTGTATTGATGAAAATACGATGAggtttcaggaaaaaaaaaattataataaagaacTCGAGAAGCCTGAAAAAACTCACAAGAGATTGTTATAATTAGAAAGAATTGGAAATGGTGGTGAAAACAATTTGGAGGAGAAGGGTTTATATATGCTTCAAATTATTCTGTTTTTTTCCCACCatataacaacaataataacgatggttttgatttcttcttcaaATAATTTCAACACtgaaaatttatttcataattataaatttNATATATTTTCTCTCCATaagtttgaaatttgattttgaaatgcattcaaatttcaaacatcACTTAATTGTATGGTTTTTCTTTGAGAAATTTAGCCATAAAAGCTAATAtacaaacttaatttaaaaaatatccacaatttaaaattttttcatatttagatTTTTACTTAAATTTCTAATGTAATTTTAATCTTcggttaaaaaataatattgtaattaaagtgtgaaGTGAATAAATTAAACCTCAGATCATAAGATTGATAGTACGAATattatgtcaattgagctacATTTTTTTGGTGTTTAATGcagattttaattgatataatttctttcatttaatttaatgattttcaagtttttctttatataaattttattgatagaaatttcattaaattcaaaatatctCATTCAACTAAATTCTGTATGGATTTTCCTTTCAAAGTTCCTTATTTTGAGccatttatatttaattgttttataaacaatttttaatataaatatgattttttgatatttgtttttagttttagcaatttAGAGAGGGTTGTCTTTGGCCAAATATTTTCCCATTTTGTTTTCTACGTAGTAACAAGTAACATTGAGTCACtttttaataagtttaaaatatcattttggttcatgtataattttaaatttgtttagttttaatttctataCATTCAAATGTTCAATAttaatctttatatatttaaaaatacatggattaaaattgaataaactttaaaatgcataaccaaaatgatatattttaaaCCTTTACACAAAcatcttattattttaaattgtttaaatttcaacgtccttttaaaaaaatatatattaaattttaattttttttaacaaatattaacatatggaaaaaaataaaatgcaaaaaaTTGAGAACAAAACCGATAATAAACTGAGCCAAATAAAAGTCAATCAATTGGTTTTGTTATTGATTGGACATTATTCAGATCCATTCTTTATAAAATCGATTGGTTTGGTTTGACTTTTGGCTAACCCCAAAATCGAAAAAATTGAACTGACTATCACCCCTACTACTAGATCACCTAGATGTAACCTTTTTGTTATGAACCCATCAACAAAAATATGCTCCTTTTGgttgtttgtttatttgtttgttgtgTTTTAGGATAAGCATGCTCTCTGACTCTGGTATTAGATGTAACGCATGACTTTTTGGTTAAGTTgtaaatttagttcttatagttttgaaaaagtt
This window contains:
- the LOC120074064 gene encoding heparanase-like protein 2 isoform X1 produces the protein MERQDFWIFLLAFIPIIYGQNVTMGRIVVDGTTTIAQTDENYICMTIDYWPFNECSKIPCIWDGNASVLNLNLSLPTLTKAVQAFKTLRIRVGGSLQDKLIYDIGSFKGINCPQFVRDEIGMFKITEGCLSMERWDDLNQFFNKTGAIVTFGLNALLGRHPTIGMYWGGDWNYTNAEALIQYTVEKNYQINSWEFGNEMVGHNSIGANITAAQYAKDLIKLREIIDRLYNNSQQKPLIVAPSAFFDASWYEDLVNKTGSNIIDVLTHHIYNMGAGDDPKIIYRFVDPNYLSQESSVFQQLENIVQNHAPWSVAWVGEAGGSYHGGSPYISNTFIDGFCEFNRYLDQLAMAASYNTKVYCRQTLVGGFYGVLLPHTLAPSPDYYGALLFHQLMGPGVLKVDNNVSSYLRTYAHCTKGRTGVSMLFINLSNQTEFTIEIEKNMNMRLPNKPVQREEYHLTPTNGLLRSSTVLLNGNLLETTKEGDLPSLMPIYRDSNSFISIANWSIVFVVIPDFEASACK
- the LOC120074064 gene encoding heparanase-like protein 1 isoform X3, whose protein sequence is MLSFIRAFKTLRIRVGGSLQDKLIYDIGSFKGINCPQFVRDEIGMFKITEGCLSMERWDDLNQFFNKTGAIVTFGLNALLGRHPTIGMYWGGDWNYTNAEALIQYTVEKNYQINSWEFGNEMVGHNSIGANITAAQYAKDLIKLREIIDRLYNNSQQKPLIVAPSAFFDASWYEDLVNKTGSNIIDVLTHHIYNMGAGDDPKIIYRFVDPNYLSQESSVFQQLENIVQNHAPWSVAWVGEAGGSYHGGSPYISNTFIDGFCEFNRYLDQLAMAASYNTKVYCRQTLVGGFYGVLLPHTLAPSPDYYGALLFHQLMGPGVLKVDNNVSSYLRTYAHCTKGRTGVSMLFINLSNQTEFTIEIEKNMNMRLPNKPVQREEYHLTPTNGLLRSSTVLLNGNLLETTKEGDLPSLMPIYRDSNSFISIANWSIVFVVIPDFEASACK
- the LOC120074064 gene encoding heparanase-like protein 2 isoform X2 encodes the protein MERQDFWIFLLAFIPIIYGQNVTMGRIVVDGTTTIAQTDENYICMTIDYWPFNECSKIPCIWDGNASVLNLNLSLPTLTKAVQAFKTLRIRVGGSLQDKLIYDIGSFKGINCPQFVRDEIGMFKITEGCLSMERWDDLNQFFNKTGAIVTFGLNALLGRHPTIGMYWGGDWNYTNAEALIQYTVEKNYQINSWEFGNEMVGHNSIGANITAAQYAKDLIKLREIIDRLYNNSQQKPLIVAPSAFFDASWYEDLVNKTGSNIIDVLTHHIYNMGAGDDPKIIYRFVDPNYLSQESSVFQQLENIVQNHAPWSVAWVGEAGGSYHGGSPYISNTFIDGFWYLDQLAMAASYNTKVYCRQTLVGGFYGVLLPHTLAPSPDYYGALLFHQLMGPGVLKVDNNVSSYLRTYAHCTKGRTGVSMLFINLSNQTEFTIEIEKNMNMRLPNKPVQREEYHLTPTNGLLRSSTVLLNGNLLETTKEGDLPSLMPIYRDSNSFISIANWSIVFVVIPDFEASACK